One Zootoca vivipara chromosome 9, rZooViv1.1, whole genome shotgun sequence DNA window includes the following coding sequences:
- the KLKB1 gene encoding plasma kallikrein gives MAWISQTCSFILLFSSVSSECVSEIYENTYFEGGDISKVYAPNADYCQMVCTYHPKCLLFSYFPGDWVKDTGRFACFLKETDTQALPRIPSKGVISGHSRKQCPRVTACSKEIHEGLDMRGENYNITTEDSYDHCQKRCTNENHCHFFTYTTASFHDARFRNKCYLKYSAKGTPTSMRYLRGVMSGFSLKACQLANTECRMDIFQMVFSGVTVARVLTPDAFVCRTICTYNPGCLFFTFYGSDGDVKNPKFTCQMMKSRNGTPESFVERRVMSGFSLLNCRSATPACHFTTHNNLNFLGEQVKADYVKGIKECQQLCTDTVRCQFFTYDPDPTLCNREGKCKCYLRMTADGAPNKIVIEAGKVSGYSLRLCQVKDNPVCVQQSVANNRIVGGTNSSSGEWPWQVSLHAKLSLQSHLCGGSIISDQWIVTAAHCAEDLLVTDVWRVYAGILKQSEINKDTPFFRVQEIIVHPKYELSETGYDIALMKLDRPMNFSALQQPICLPSEDRMNTEFTNCWVTGWGYTKERGEIQDALQKVSIPLISNLECQSRYQEHRITDEMMCAGYREGGRDACKGDSGGPLSCKHQGSWYLVGVTSWGEGCARAGQPGVYTNVAKFVEWILEKAS, from the exons atggcATGGATTTCTCAAACATGTTCTTTCATTCTGTTATTTTCTTCAGTTTCTAGTG AATGTGTGTCTGAAATCTACGAAAACACATATTTTGAAGGAGGAGATATCTCTAAGGTTTATGCTCCCAATGCAGACTACTGCCAAATGGTGTGCACGTATCACCCAAAGTGTCTATTATTTTCCTACTTTCCAGGAGACTGGGTGAAAGATACTggaag GTTTGCATGCTTCCTGAAAGAAACTGATACTCAAGCGTTGCCAAGGATACCCAGCAAAGGGGTCATCTCTGGACATTCCCGGAAACAATGTCCTCGAGTCACTG CTTGCAGCAAGGAAATCCATGAAGGGTTGGATATGCGAGGAGAAAACTACAATATAACCACTGAAGACAGCTATGACCACTGCCAAAAAAGATGCACCAATGAGAATCACTGCCATTTTTTCACATACACCACAGCTTCATTTCACGATGCACGTTTCCG CAATAAATGCTACTTGAAATATAGTGCCAAGGGAACACCAACCAGTATGAggtatct ccg TGGCGTTATGTCAGGATTCTCATTAAAGGCCTGTCAACTTGCCAATAcag AATGTCGGATGGACATTTTtcagatggtgttttctggtgTTACGGTTGCAAGAGTTCTGACACCTGATGCCTTTGTATGCAGAACAATTTGTACTTACAACCCAGGCTGCTTATTCTTTACCTTTTATGGTAGTGATGGAGATGtaaaaaacccaaa ATTTACTTGCCAAATGATGAAATCGAGAAATGGCACACCAGAGAGTTTTGTAGAAAGACGAGTTATGTCAGGTTTCAGTCTTCTAAACTGCCGGAGTGCTACACCAG CCTGTCATTTTACGACTCACAACAATTTAAACTTTCTGGGGGAGCAAGTGAAGGCAGACTATGTCAAAGGAATCAAGGAATGCCAACAGCTTTGCACAGACACAGTCCGCTGCCAGTTTTTTACTTATGATCCAGACCCAACATTGTGCAACCGAGAAGG CAAATGTAAATGCTACTTAAGAATGACTGCTGATGGGGCACCGAATAAAATTGTGATTGAGGCGGGAAAGGTTTCCGGCTATTCTTTAAGACTGTGTCAGGTTAAAGACAACCCCG TATGTGTGCAGCAATCTGTGGCAAATAATCGGATTGTTGGAGGAACAAATTCATCTTCTGGAGAATGGCCCTGGCAAGTCAGTTTGCATGCAAAGTTATCTCTTCAGAGTCATCTGTGTGGTGGTTCAATCATCAGCGACCAATGGATAGTGACTGCAGCCCATTGTGCAGAAGA CCTTCTGGTAACGGATGTTTGGCGTGTTTATGCGGGCATTTTGAAGCAGTCGGAAATAAATAAAGATACCCCCTTCTTCAGAGTTCAAGAGATTATTGTCCACCCTAAGTATGAGCTATCAGAGACGGGATATGACATCGCTTTAATGAAACTGGACAGGCCGATGAACTTCAGTG CTTTACAGCAACCTATATGCTTACCATCTGAAGACAGAATGAATACAGAATTCACCAACTGCTGGGTGACTGGATGGGGTTACACAAAAGAGAGAG GTGAGATACAAGATGCTCTGCAAAAAGTCAGCATCCCCCTAATATCCAATTTAGAATGCCAGTCACGATACCAAGAACACAGGATAACTGACGAGATGATGTGTGCTGGCTACAGAGAAGGTGGCAGGGATGCTTGTAAG GGAGATTCAGGTGGTCCTCTCTCATGTAAACATCAGGGAAGCTGGTATTTGGTTGGTGTTACCAGCTGGGGTGAGGGATGTGCTCGTGCAGGTCAACCGGGAGTTTACACTAATGTGGCTAAGTTTGTAGAGTGGATTCTCGAAAAAGCAtcataa